A portion of the Lolium rigidum isolate FL_2022 chromosome 1, APGP_CSIRO_Lrig_0.1, whole genome shotgun sequence genome contains these proteins:
- the LOC124682807 gene encoding probable xyloglucan glycosyltransferase 3 isoform X2: MGAVNRRVRRSRDADAEPDAEASGRGRHMLRFLRAFLLLSLAMLAFETVAYLKGWHFPRNLPEEYLRQLPEHEIQGLLHGAYVAWLDFRIDYIAWAIQKLSGFCIVLFMVQSVDRIVMCLGCFWIKIRGLKPRLPAASTKALSKNADDLEDGDADDLDAYYPMVLVQMPMCNEKEVYETSISHVCQIDWPRDRMLIQVLDDSDDVTCQMLIKAEVTKWSQKGVNIIYRHRLSRTGYKAGNLKSAMACEYVKDYEFVALFDADFQPNPDFLKLTVPHFKGNPELALVQARWIFVNKDENLLTRLQNINLCFHFEVEQQVNGVYLNFFGFNGTAGVWRIEALEDSGGWMDRTTVEDMDIAVRAHLQGWKFIYLNDVKVLCELPESYTAYRKQQHRWHSGPMQLFRVCLPAIFKSKIPFWKKANLVMLFFLLRKMILPFYSFTLFCVILPLTMFVPEAQLPVWVICYVPMIMSVLNILPAPKSVPFIIPYLLFENTMSVTKFNAMVSGLFQMGSSYEWVVTKKAGRTSSESDMFALAEEADTLARPAGAKLVRGVSEGGLEAWAKMHEHDKKDLQLQQADAQEEEAKSPPAKKISKQPKAPNRIFKKELALASLLLIAATRSLLSAQGLHFYFLLFQGVTFLAVGLDLIGEQVS, translated from the exons ATGGGCGCCGTGAACCGCCGCGTGCGACGGAGCCGCGACGCCGACGCGGAGCCCGACGCCGAGGCCTCGGGCCGCGGCCGCCACATGCTCCGCTTCCTCCGCGCGTTCCTGCTGCTCTCCCTCGCCATGCTCGCCTTCGAGACGGTGGCCTACCTGAAAGGGTGGCACTTCCCGCGGAACCTGCCGGAGGAGTACCTCCGCCAGCTCCCCGAGCAC GAGATCCAGGGGTTGCTCCACGGCGCGTACGTGGCGTGGCTCGACTTCCGCATCGACTACATCGCGTGGGCCATCCAGAAGCTCTCGGGCTTCTGCATCGTCCTCTTCATGGTGCAGTCTGTGGACCGCATCGTCATGTGCCTCGGCTGCTTCTGGATCAAGATCCGCGGCCTCAAGCCGCGCCTCCCGGCCGCCTCCACCAAGGCCCTCAGCAAGAACGCCGACGACCTCGAGGACGGTGACGCCGATGACCTCGACGCCTACTACCCCATGGTCCTCGTCCAGATGCCAATGTGCAACGAAAAAGAG GTGTACGAGACGTCGATCTCGCACGTGTGCCAGATCGACTGGCCACGGGATCGGATGCTGATCCAGGTGCTGGACGACTCGGACGACGTGACGTGCCAGATGCTGATCAAGGCGGAAGTCACCAAGTGGAGCCAGAAGGGGGTGAACATTATCTACCGCCATCGACTGTCGCGCACCGGGTACAAGGCCGGAAACCTCAAGTCCGCCATGGCCTGCGAGTACGTCAAGGACTATGAGTTCGTCGCCCTCTTTGACGCTGACTTCCAGCCCAACCCGGACTTCCTCAAGCTCACTGTCCCACACTTCAAG GGAAACCCGGAGCTTGCGCTGGTGCAGGCGCGTTGGATCTTCGTGAACAAGGACGAGAACCTGCTGACCCGGCTGCAGAACATCAACCTGTGCTTCCACTTCGAGGTCGAGCAGCAGGTCAACGGCGTCTacctcaacttcttcggcttcaaTGGCACCGCCGGCGTCTGGCGCATCGAGGCCCTCGAGGACTCCGGCGGTTGGATGGACCGCACCACCGTCGAAGACATGGATATCGCCGTGCGCGCTCACCTCCAAGGATGGAAGTTCATCTACCTCAACGACGTCAAG GTGCTCTGCGAGCTGCCGGAGTCGTACACGGCTTACCGGAAGCAGCAGCACCGGTGGCACTCCGGCCCAATGCAGCTCTTCCGCGTCTGCCTCCCGGCCATCTTCAAGTCCAAG ATCCCGTTCTGGAAGAAGGCGAATCTGGTGATGCTCTTCTTCCTTCTGAGGAAGATGATCCTGCCCTTCTACTCCTTCACGCTCTTCTGCGTGATCCTGCCGCTCACCATGTTCGTGCCGGAGGCGCAGCTTCCCGTGTGGGTGATCTGCTACGTGCCCATGATCATGTCGGTGCTCAACATCCTGCCGGCGCCCAAGTCCGTGCCCTTCATCATCCCGTACCTCCTCTTCGAGAACACCATGTCCGTCACCAAGTTCAACGCCATGGTGTCTGGGCTGTTCCAGATGGGGAGCTCCTACGAGTGGGTTGTCACCAAGAAGGCCGGCAGGACCTCGTCGGAGTCCGACATGTTCGCGCTGGCGGAGGAGGCCGACACCCTCGCCAGGCCAGCTGGAGCCAAGCTCGTCCGCGGAGTGTCCGAAGGCGGGCTCGAGGCGTGGGCCAAGATGCACGAGCACGACAAGAAGGACCTGCAGCTGCAGCAGGCCGAcgcgcaggaggaggaggccaagtcGCCGCCGGCCAAGAAGATCAGCAAGCAGCCCAAGGCGCCGAACCGGATCTTCAAGAAGGAGCTGGCACTGGCCTCCCTCCTACTCATCGCCGCCACGCGCAGCCTGCTCTCGGCTCAGGGGCTGCACTTCTACTTCCTGCTCTTCCAGGGCGTCACGTTCCTCGCCGTCGGCCTCGACCTCATCGGCGAGCAGGTCAGCTAG
- the LOC124682807 gene encoding probable xyloglucan glycosyltransferase 3 isoform X1, with product MAPPSTYVSSESSWWGGKEEHGTPVVVKMDNPYSLVEIDGPGMDSAEKARRKNAKQFKWVLLLRAHRAVGCVAWIAGGFWGLMGAVNRRVRRSRDADAEPDAEASGRGRHMLRFLRAFLLLSLAMLAFETVAYLKGWHFPRNLPEEYLRQLPEHVLLNLPEHLRHLPENLRMPERKEIQGLLHGAYVAWLDFRIDYIAWAIQKLSGFCIVLFMVQSVDRIVMCLGCFWIKIRGLKPRLPAASTKALSKNADDLEDGDADDLDAYYPMVLVQMPMCNEKEVYETSISHVCQIDWPRDRMLIQVLDDSDDVTCQMLIKAEVTKWSQKGVNIIYRHRLSRTGYKAGNLKSAMACEYVKDYEFVALFDADFQPNPDFLKLTVPHFKGNPELALVQARWIFVNKDENLLTRLQNINLCFHFEVEQQVNGVYLNFFGFNGTAGVWRIEALEDSGGWMDRTTVEDMDIAVRAHLQGWKFIYLNDVKVLCELPESYTAYRKQQHRWHSGPMQLFRVCLPAIFKSKIPFWKKANLVMLFFLLRKMILPFYSFTLFCVILPLTMFVPEAQLPVWVICYVPMIMSVLNILPAPKSVPFIIPYLLFENTMSVTKFNAMVSGLFQMGSSYEWVVTKKAGRTSSESDMFALAEEADTLARPAGAKLVRGVSEGGLEAWAKMHEHDKKDLQLQQADAQEEEAKSPPAKKISKQPKAPNRIFKKELALASLLLIAATRSLLSAQGLHFYFLLFQGVTFLAVGLDLIGEQVS from the exons atggcGCCTCCGAGCACGTACGTGTCATCGGAGTCGTCGTGGTGGGGCGGCAAGGAGGAGCACGGCACGCCGGTGGTGGTGAAGATGGACAACCCCTACTCCCTGGTGGAGATCGACGGCCCCGGCATGGACAGCGCCGAGAAGGCTCGACGCAAGAACGCCAAGCAGTTCAAGTGggtgctcctcctgcgcgcgcaccGCGCCGTCGGGTGCGTGGCCTGGATCGCCGGAGGGTTCTGGGGCCTGATGGGCGCCGTGAACCGCCGCGTGCGACGGAGCCGCGACGCCGACGCGGAGCCCGACGCCGAGGCCTCGGGCCGCGGCCGCCACATGCTCCGCTTCCTCCGCGCGTTCCTGCTGCTCTCCCTCGCCATGCTCGCCTTCGAGACGGTGGCCTACCTGAAAGGGTGGCACTTCCCGCGGAACCTGCCGGAGGAGTACCTCCGCCAGCTCCCCGAGCACGTCCTGCTGAACCTTCCGGagcacctccggcacctgccggagaaccTCCGCATGCCGGAGAGGAAGGAGATCCAGGGGTTGCTCCACGGCGCGTACGTGGCGTGGCTCGACTTCCGCATCGACTACATCGCGTGGGCCATCCAGAAGCTCTCGGGCTTCTGCATCGTCCTCTTCATGGTGCAGTCTGTGGACCGCATCGTCATGTGCCTCGGCTGCTTCTGGATCAAGATCCGCGGCCTCAAGCCGCGCCTCCCGGCCGCCTCCACCAAGGCCCTCAGCAAGAACGCCGACGACCTCGAGGACGGTGACGCCGATGACCTCGACGCCTACTACCCCATGGTCCTCGTCCAGATGCCAATGTGCAACGAAAAAGAG GTGTACGAGACGTCGATCTCGCACGTGTGCCAGATCGACTGGCCACGGGATCGGATGCTGATCCAGGTGCTGGACGACTCGGACGACGTGACGTGCCAGATGCTGATCAAGGCGGAAGTCACCAAGTGGAGCCAGAAGGGGGTGAACATTATCTACCGCCATCGACTGTCGCGCACCGGGTACAAGGCCGGAAACCTCAAGTCCGCCATGGCCTGCGAGTACGTCAAGGACTATGAGTTCGTCGCCCTCTTTGACGCTGACTTCCAGCCCAACCCGGACTTCCTCAAGCTCACTGTCCCACACTTCAAG GGAAACCCGGAGCTTGCGCTGGTGCAGGCGCGTTGGATCTTCGTGAACAAGGACGAGAACCTGCTGACCCGGCTGCAGAACATCAACCTGTGCTTCCACTTCGAGGTCGAGCAGCAGGTCAACGGCGTCTacctcaacttcttcggcttcaaTGGCACCGCCGGCGTCTGGCGCATCGAGGCCCTCGAGGACTCCGGCGGTTGGATGGACCGCACCACCGTCGAAGACATGGATATCGCCGTGCGCGCTCACCTCCAAGGATGGAAGTTCATCTACCTCAACGACGTCAAG GTGCTCTGCGAGCTGCCGGAGTCGTACACGGCTTACCGGAAGCAGCAGCACCGGTGGCACTCCGGCCCAATGCAGCTCTTCCGCGTCTGCCTCCCGGCCATCTTCAAGTCCAAG ATCCCGTTCTGGAAGAAGGCGAATCTGGTGATGCTCTTCTTCCTTCTGAGGAAGATGATCCTGCCCTTCTACTCCTTCACGCTCTTCTGCGTGATCCTGCCGCTCACCATGTTCGTGCCGGAGGCGCAGCTTCCCGTGTGGGTGATCTGCTACGTGCCCATGATCATGTCGGTGCTCAACATCCTGCCGGCGCCCAAGTCCGTGCCCTTCATCATCCCGTACCTCCTCTTCGAGAACACCATGTCCGTCACCAAGTTCAACGCCATGGTGTCTGGGCTGTTCCAGATGGGGAGCTCCTACGAGTGGGTTGTCACCAAGAAGGCCGGCAGGACCTCGTCGGAGTCCGACATGTTCGCGCTGGCGGAGGAGGCCGACACCCTCGCCAGGCCAGCTGGAGCCAAGCTCGTCCGCGGAGTGTCCGAAGGCGGGCTCGAGGCGTGGGCCAAGATGCACGAGCACGACAAGAAGGACCTGCAGCTGCAGCAGGCCGAcgcgcaggaggaggaggccaagtcGCCGCCGGCCAAGAAGATCAGCAAGCAGCCCAAGGCGCCGAACCGGATCTTCAAGAAGGAGCTGGCACTGGCCTCCCTCCTACTCATCGCCGCCACGCGCAGCCTGCTCTCGGCTCAGGGGCTGCACTTCTACTTCCTGCTCTTCCAGGGCGTCACGTTCCTCGCCGTCGGCCTCGACCTCATCGGCGAGCAGGTCAGCTAG